From Alteromonas australica, one genomic window encodes:
- a CDS encoding late competence development ComFB family protein — protein MKLDDDIHNYYEHLVLERLTELGLDTEKSPDYLADVCCLALNQVPPRYIRYEVDMAFYLPQSERNQMEMNVAHAVDKAIKFLNNSETKPQDKEKAAV, from the coding sequence ATGAAGTTAGATGATGATATTCATAACTATTACGAACATCTCGTATTAGAACGGTTAACTGAGCTAGGCTTAGATACTGAAAAGAGCCCAGATTACCTTGCTGATGTATGCTGCTTAGCGCTAAACCAAGTACCGCCTCGCTATATCCGTTACGAGGTAGATATGGCTTTCTATCTACCACAAAGTGAACGCAATCAAATGGAAATGAACGTTGCCCATGCCGTGGATAAAGCGATTAAGTTTTTAAATAATTCGGAAACAAAGCCACAAGATAAAGAAAAAGCAGCGGTGTGA
- a CDS encoding Lrp/AsnC family transcriptional regulator gives MKLDKFDREILRVLQQDATVSMADLSQRVGLSHTPCWRRVKRMEADGIIIGKVTLLNSKKLNLGVSVFIYVTLKNHDGDSLTDFENAVQGIDEIVECHTTSGEKDYLLKVIVESIEEYEYLLKNKLTHLPLVDHLSSTFALKQVKNTTELPIKRQ, from the coding sequence ATGAAATTAGATAAGTTTGACCGTGAAATACTGCGAGTATTGCAGCAGGATGCCACCGTCTCAATGGCTGATTTGAGTCAGCGTGTTGGATTATCTCACACCCCTTGTTGGCGCAGGGTTAAACGCATGGAAGCTGATGGGATCATTATCGGTAAGGTAACCCTACTAAACAGCAAAAAACTGAATTTAGGTGTCTCAGTATTTATCTACGTCACACTTAAAAATCATGACGGAGACTCACTGACCGACTTTGAAAATGCTGTACAGGGTATAGATGAAATCGTCGAGTGTCATACGACCAGTGGTGAAAAAGACTACTTATTGAAAGTCATCGTGGAAAGTATTGAAGAATATGAATACTTGTTAAAAAACAAGCTGACCCATCTTCCACTTGTTGACCACTTGAGTTCTACCTTTGCCTTAAAACAGGTTAAGAACACCACGGAATTACCCATAAAACGGCAATAA
- a CDS encoding TonB-dependent receptor domain-containing protein, with the protein MFNNSKLATSVKLACAFGSVMAISASNYALAQEEATTEKDAEEVVEKIQVTGSRISRVDLEATQPISYIDDSYIKDRGMTNAITAVLDLPGVIAGVTPEIGGNTAANGQALGQNTISLYGLGSQRTLTLINGSRFISSNSPVGGGGAPGGQVDVNNIPVALIDRVEVMKVGGAPVYGADAVAGVVNYILKKDYEGAEFSYDYTSFNGIAADNSFRALIGGNFAEDKGNIVVALEYNETENIAARDVPGLANDWGSFTPADGNGVENDDGEVPANQVLLVPDPRAGILSFSGLVTPGSTAITNFGLGAWGDGNFYQFDPAGSGSLVSYDPGVATGNAVWASGGDGLNLLETNTAREGYERYNLSVIANYELAEDLNLEVTVFSNRSDAGNQGYQALQYNSGVFGGSGAALSFNTSNPYLTTDTRTQLEGLLGGEGDFYYHRGWVNLGQREIINESSVNSYRAELTSFFDVGDRTFDWALSYQKGISSVYSQDQGLNIPKFFAALDVGVNPETGQIDCLYNYTDDYEGGFVAENHGLTDSENILGAQGTCSPLNPFGTPTDASLDYIKYNDQGQTRIEQSILAGYLSGEIFDLPAGGVGFATGFERREEYAEFRPDGSAELVGLSDNSTAGGYTTQDVYAEAIIPIISSDMDIPGLHTLSVDTSYRYIDNDRSGEDSIWAVGLNYRPIEEVMVRYNITETVRAPAITELFLPVVESSQFATDPCDARNLESGPNPDVRQANCAAEGLPTDFASIAQNASRRGFTGGNDSLANEEAKSMNVGIIYTPGWAEGLDFSFDYIDIELTNAIVSFTLTDIMNACYDATDYPNRFCDQFEREADGQLPALNAFTSGYVNAALRNFKAAEYTANYKNDLTDYPLIGDYFDGDDGSLSFRFSFFKLIQDEISNTGFDFTDDHGEFDNPDLIANGQITYSVGDLITFLDINYTDRTSRNVNQTPYQYIDQNGNPYTEIPSRTLFDFGAVYYVSEEVSVRASVQNLFDWSASPKETAVGLWSYGRTYNVGLTARF; encoded by the coding sequence ATGTTTAATAATTCTAAACTGGCTACGTCAGTGAAGCTTGCTTGTGCATTTGGTTCAGTGATGGCCATTTCTGCTAGCAACTACGCGCTAGCTCAAGAAGAAGCAACGACAGAAAAAGATGCAGAAGAAGTAGTTGAGAAAATCCAGGTCACTGGTTCTCGTATTTCTCGCGTAGATTTAGAAGCCACCCAACCCATTAGTTACATTGACGATAGCTACATTAAAGATCGCGGTATGACTAACGCTATCACCGCGGTATTAGATTTACCGGGTGTGATTGCAGGTGTGACCCCTGAAATTGGTGGAAATACTGCTGCGAATGGCCAAGCCCTTGGCCAAAACACCATTAGCTTATACGGCTTAGGTTCACAACGTACACTTACGCTTATTAACGGTAGTCGTTTTATTTCGAGTAACTCACCAGTAGGCGGGGGCGGTGCGCCAGGTGGCCAGGTTGATGTTAACAACATTCCTGTTGCTTTGATCGACCGCGTTGAGGTAATGAAAGTGGGTGGTGCGCCAGTTTACGGTGCCGATGCCGTAGCCGGTGTGGTTAACTACATTCTGAAAAAAGACTATGAAGGCGCTGAGTTTTCATATGACTATACTTCGTTCAATGGAATAGCGGCTGACAATTCATTCCGCGCGCTTATCGGCGGTAATTTCGCTGAAGACAAAGGTAATATTGTTGTTGCCCTTGAGTACAATGAAACAGAAAATATCGCTGCTCGCGATGTGCCTGGACTCGCAAACGACTGGGGTAGCTTCACGCCAGCAGACGGTAACGGTGTTGAGAACGATGATGGCGAAGTACCAGCAAACCAAGTGTTATTGGTACCAGACCCACGTGCCGGTATCTTGTCATTCAGTGGCCTAGTAACGCCAGGTTCAACGGCAATTACTAACTTTGGTTTAGGAGCTTGGGGCGACGGTAACTTTTATCAATTCGACCCAGCCGGCTCTGGTAGCTTGGTATCTTACGATCCAGGTGTTGCTACAGGTAACGCAGTTTGGGCGTCAGGTGGTGACGGCTTAAACCTGCTAGAAACCAATACAGCGCGTGAAGGCTATGAACGTTATAACTTATCTGTTATTGCCAACTATGAGCTGGCAGAAGATTTAAACCTAGAAGTGACGGTTTTCTCAAACCGCTCTGATGCAGGAAACCAAGGTTACCAAGCACTTCAGTACAATTCAGGTGTATTCGGTGGTTCGGGTGCAGCGCTTAGCTTCAATACCTCAAACCCTTACTTAACAACTGACACTCGCACGCAACTGGAAGGTTTGCTAGGCGGAGAAGGCGATTTCTATTATCACCGTGGTTGGGTAAACTTAGGTCAACGTGAAATTATCAACGAATCGTCGGTAAACAGCTACCGTGCTGAATTAACCAGCTTCTTTGATGTGGGCGACAGAACCTTCGATTGGGCACTTTCATACCAGAAAGGTATCAGTAGTGTTTATTCACAAGATCAGGGCCTAAACATTCCTAAGTTCTTTGCTGCGTTAGATGTGGGTGTTAACCCAGAAACTGGCCAGATTGACTGCTTGTACAACTACACGGATGACTACGAAGGTGGCTTCGTTGCAGAAAATCATGGTTTGACTGATTCTGAGAACATTTTAGGTGCTCAAGGCACCTGTTCTCCGCTAAATCCGTTTGGTACTCCAACAGACGCGTCACTTGATTACATCAAATACAACGACCAAGGCCAAACGCGTATAGAGCAGTCTATTTTGGCGGGTTATTTAAGTGGTGAAATCTTCGACCTACCGGCGGGTGGTGTCGGTTTTGCAACAGGCTTCGAGCGTCGTGAAGAATACGCAGAGTTCCGTCCAGACGGCTCAGCCGAATTAGTCGGTCTATCTGATAACTCCACAGCGGGTGGTTATACAACGCAAGACGTTTATGCTGAAGCGATTATCCCTATCATTTCTAGTGACATGGATATTCCAGGGTTGCATACGTTAAGTGTTGATACGTCTTATCGTTATATTGATAACGATCGTTCAGGCGAAGATAGCATTTGGGCTGTTGGTCTAAACTATCGTCCAATTGAAGAAGTGATGGTGCGTTACAACATTACCGAAACGGTACGTGCGCCGGCAATCACAGAGCTATTCTTGCCTGTGGTTGAGTCTTCTCAGTTTGCTACCGACCCTTGTGATGCGCGTAATCTAGAAAGTGGACCTAACCCAGATGTTCGTCAAGCGAACTGTGCGGCTGAAGGTTTACCGACAGACTTTGCAAGTATTGCACAAAATGCATCTCGTCGTGGTTTCACAGGTGGTAACGATTCACTTGCGAACGAAGAAGCGAAAAGCATGAACGTGGGTATTATCTATACGCCGGGTTGGGCTGAAGGGTTAGACTTCTCATTCGACTATATCGATATTGAACTAACCAATGCAATTGTATCTTTCACGCTAACTGACATTATGAACGCGTGTTACGATGCAACAGATTATCCTAACCGTTTTTGTGACCAGTTCGAACGTGAAGCAGATGGCCAGTTACCTGCGCTTAACGCCTTTACATCTGGTTACGTGAATGCTGCACTTCGTAACTTTAAAGCGGCTGAATATACAGCAAACTACAAGAACGATTTAACAGATTACCCACTCATTGGTGACTACTTTGACGGCGATGACGGTTCGTTATCGTTCCGCTTTAGCTTCTTCAAGCTCATTCAGGACGAAATTTCGAATACGGGCTTCGATTTTACCGACGACCATGGTGAATTCGACAATCCAGACCTTATCGCAAACGGGCAAATTACTTACTCTGTAGGTGATTTAATTACCTTCTTGGATATCAATTAT
- a CDS encoding TonB-dependent receptor, whose amino-acid sequence MLQYKRSAAALAVALSLGVATPALANDTNGAIQGSAIEIGGEILSGVTVTIKNVDTGLTRTATTDANGNFRFPLLPPGTYNVVAEKDGFRETIQENVRVSISGKTNLDMKLSSTDVERIEVTGSTIAMVDVTSSSTGIVVDAVTLDRVPVPRNLTSVALLAPGTTQGDSAFGNLPSIGGASVGENAYYINGLNITNFRTGVGSSNPPFDMYETFEVKTGGYSAEYGRVTGGVINAKTKSGSNEFKAGVNVYWEPDALREQRNSSRRTTDGLYRIDNTQDEADVFDANIWASGALIEDKLFFYALFNPRSTEQTYAGSQTSTTGGVFQNVYEETDDDAFWVAKIDWYVTENNILEVTAFSDEASTEIRRYDSTDGALSDTFTTSYEDEGGLNYTAKWTSIINDDFSISAQYGVNQTDRTTRSSLDANPAVYFRYDSTGSFIPTSTFANFSVDQGDDEREVFRIDADWYLDDHSIRFGIDSEKLTASNVTINSGGAYYLYYVDDSDPANEEIYQVRHRTYEVGGDFESENFAYYIQDQWQVTDNLVINMGVRNDSFENFNANGDTFVKLDNQWALRLGAVWDINGDGESKAWASYGRYYLPVAANTNIRLAGAETYIQEYYEFEGYADESLFIPNLTGAQTQPDDVFANGEAKSPEELVDKNMDSMYSDEFIAGYQFQLTDEWSMAIQGTYRELATTIEDVAIDAAVIDWAEENGYGDVSDIWTGFHQYVLTNPGSDMVIGTTELPGTDGELVYMDLSAEQLGYPESVRKYAAVDFTWERAWDGVWMLNAAYTWSHSWGNNEGYVRSDNGQDDAGLTTLFDQPGLLDGAYGDLPNDRRHQVKLYGAYAVTEDLTLGANFQFWTGRPINAFGYHPTDIFAQAYDSESFYAGGELAPRGSRGRTSSYYSLDLSASYNIDIGDDQTLIVRADIFNVLNNDKVTEVYEIYDDESSLDPLNPDVDPNYGLPTAWQTPRYVRFSVNYTF is encoded by the coding sequence ATGCTTCAATATAAGAGAAGTGCCGCGGCATTAGCTGTAGCGCTGAGTCTTGGTGTTGCAACGCCAGCATTAGCGAATGATACTAACGGCGCCATTCAAGGTAGTGCTATCGAAATCGGTGGTGAAATCCTTTCAGGTGTTACTGTCACAATCAAAAATGTAGATACAGGCTTGACCCGTACTGCAACTACTGATGCTAACGGTAATTTCCGTTTCCCTCTTTTACCACCAGGTACGTATAACGTAGTGGCTGAAAAAGATGGTTTCCGTGAAACAATCCAAGAAAACGTGCGTGTAAGCATCAGTGGTAAAACCAACCTTGACATGAAACTGTCTAGCACTGATGTTGAGCGCATCGAAGTGACTGGTTCTACTATTGCAATGGTAGATGTAACAAGTTCAAGCACAGGTATCGTCGTAGACGCAGTAACGCTAGACCGCGTTCCTGTTCCTCGTAACCTTACTTCAGTAGCATTACTTGCTCCAGGTACAACACAAGGTGACTCGGCGTTCGGTAACCTTCCTTCAATTGGTGGTGCATCGGTTGGTGAGAATGCTTACTACATCAATGGTTTGAACATCACAAACTTCCGTACTGGTGTAGGTTCAAGCAACCCTCCATTCGACATGTATGAAACATTCGAAGTTAAGACAGGTGGTTACTCTGCAGAGTACGGTCGTGTTACTGGTGGTGTTATCAATGCTAAAACGAAAAGTGGTAGCAACGAATTTAAAGCCGGTGTAAACGTTTATTGGGAGCCAGATGCGCTTCGCGAACAGCGTAATTCTTCTCGTCGTACAACAGACGGTTTATACCGTATTGATAATACGCAAGATGAAGCCGACGTATTTGATGCTAACATTTGGGCAAGTGGTGCACTTATCGAAGACAAATTGTTCTTCTACGCACTATTTAACCCACGCTCAACTGAGCAAACTTATGCTGGTTCACAAACAAGCACTACCGGTGGTGTATTCCAAAACGTTTATGAAGAAACAGATGATGATGCGTTCTGGGTAGCAAAAATTGATTGGTACGTGACAGAAAACAACATCCTAGAAGTGACAGCGTTTTCAGATGAAGCTTCAACAGAAATCCGTCGTTACGACTCTACTGATGGCGCGTTAAGTGATACCTTTACCACAAGTTACGAAGATGAAGGTGGTTTAAACTATACGGCTAAGTGGACAAGTATCATCAATGATGACTTCTCTATCTCTGCACAGTACGGTGTAAACCAAACCGACCGTACGACACGCAGTTCATTAGATGCTAACCCAGCTGTTTACTTCCGTTATGACAGCACTGGCTCGTTCATTCCAACTAGCACCTTTGCTAACTTCTCTGTAGACCAAGGCGATGATGAACGTGAAGTATTCCGTATCGACGCTGACTGGTACTTAGACGATCACTCAATCCGCTTTGGTATCGATTCTGAGAAGCTAACGGCTTCTAACGTAACGATTAACTCAGGTGGCGCTTACTACCTTTACTATGTAGACGATAGCGATCCAGCAAACGAAGAAATCTACCAAGTTCGTCATAGAACTTATGAGGTAGGTGGTGATTTCGAATCTGAAAACTTCGCATACTACATTCAAGACCAATGGCAAGTGACTGATAACCTAGTTATCAATATGGGTGTTCGTAATGATTCATTCGAAAACTTCAATGCTAATGGCGACACTTTCGTTAAGTTAGATAACCAATGGGCACTTCGTTTAGGTGCTGTATGGGATATTAACGGCGACGGCGAGTCAAAAGCATGGGCAAGCTATGGTCGTTATTACCTACCAGTTGCGGCTAACACTAACATCCGTCTTGCGGGTGCTGAGACCTATATCCAAGAATACTATGAGTTTGAAGGCTACGCTGACGAATCTCTATTTATTCCAAACTTAACTGGCGCACAAACTCAGCCAGACGACGTATTCGCTAATGGTGAAGCTAAGTCTCCTGAAGAGCTAGTTGATAAGAACATGGATTCAATGTACTCAGATGAGTTCATCGCGGGTTACCAGTTCCAGCTTACCGACGAGTGGAGCATGGCTATCCAAGGTACTTATCGTGAACTTGCCACTACTATCGAAGACGTTGCAATCGATGCGGCGGTAATCGATTGGGCTGAAGAAAATGGTTACGGTGATGTTTCTGATATCTGGACTGGTTTCCACCAGTACGTATTAACTAACCCAGGTTCTGACATGGTTATCGGTACTACCGAATTACCAGGCACTGACGGTGAGTTAGTATACATGGACCTTTCTGCAGAGCAGCTAGGATACCCAGAGTCTGTGCGTAAATACGCTGCGGTTGACTTTACTTGGGAACGTGCTTGGGACGGTGTTTGGATGTTAAACGCAGCCTACACATGGTCACACAGCTGGGGTAACAACGAAGGTTATGTACGTTCAGATAACGGTCAGGACGATGCGGGTCTAACAACATTGTTTGACCAACCAGGGCTTCTTGATGGCGCATACGGTGACCTACCTAACGATCGTCGTCACCAAGTTAAACTATATGGTGCATACGCAGTTACAGAAGACCTAACACTTGGTGCTAACTTCCAGTTCTGGACTGGTCGACCAATTAACGCTTTTGGTTACCACCCAACAGATATTTTTGCACAAGCGTATGACTCTGAGTCATTCTACGCAGGTGGTGAGCTAGCTCCACGTGGTTCACGTGGCCGCACAAGCAGCTACTACTCACTTGATTTATCAGCATCTTACAACATCGATATTGGTGATGACCAAACTCTGATTGTACGTGCTGACATCTTTAACGTGCTTAACAACGACAAGGTCACTGAAGTTTATGAGATCTACGATGATGAATCATCGCTTGATCCATTAAACCCTGATGTAGATCCTAACTACGGTTTGCCAACGGCTTGGCAGACTCCACGTTACGTTCGTTTCAGCGTAAACTATACGTTCTAA
- the maiA gene encoding maleylacetoacetate isomerase produces the protein MSFKLYGYWRSTATYRVRIALNLKGVDYEYIPVHLTSDGGEQHSERYKKLNPSALVPTFVDDDEDIILNQSLAIIEYLDERFPSPYPLIPTHKTERARVRALAQDIASDIQPLGNLRVLNALKEHFSASQGDVSEWAAQWIVKGFEAIEARLQTQAGKYCFDFDITMADVCLVPQVFNAKRFGVDMSAFPLISKIVNNCNALDEFKRALPENQSDRVG, from the coding sequence ATGAGTTTTAAGTTATATGGTTATTGGCGCTCTACCGCCACATACAGAGTTAGAATTGCACTCAATTTAAAAGGTGTTGATTATGAATATATACCGGTGCACCTTACAAGCGACGGGGGTGAGCAACATAGTGAGCGTTATAAAAAGCTTAACCCTTCGGCGTTAGTTCCTACCTTCGTTGACGATGATGAAGACATTATTCTTAACCAGTCATTGGCCATCATTGAATACCTTGATGAACGATTTCCTTCTCCCTACCCACTTATCCCTACACATAAAACAGAGCGCGCACGGGTAAGGGCGCTTGCCCAGGATATTGCTAGTGATATTCAGCCTCTTGGTAACTTGCGTGTACTTAATGCGCTAAAAGAGCATTTTAGCGCCTCGCAGGGTGACGTTTCTGAGTGGGCGGCACAATGGATAGTAAAAGGCTTTGAGGCCATTGAAGCGCGCTTACAAACTCAAGCTGGAAAGTATTGCTTTGATTTTGATATCACTATGGCCGATGTTTGCTTGGTGCCACAAGTATTTAACGCGAAGCGATTCGGCGTGGATATGAGTGCTTTTCCGTTAATCAGTAAAATTGTGAACAACTGTAATGCGTTGGACGAGTTTAAACGGGCATTGCCCGAAAACCAATCTGATAGGGTGGGGTAA
- a CDS encoding Glu/Leu/Phe/Val dehydrogenase dimerization domain-containing protein produces the protein MSVFDHAEFDNHEHVAFYHDEASGLSAIIAVHNTHFGPALGGCRMWPYINSTEALTDVLRLSKGMTYKAAMANIALGGGKSVIIGDPRRQKTPEMMEAMGKFVDSLGGKYFTAEDSGIAVTDLKSMAKHSEYIAGVDAQYHYAGETPDGNPAPSTAYGVFVGVKASVEHGLNRSLEGVTVAIQGMGHVGYRLAQHLRNAGAKLFVADIYPEGVEKAVKELGATAVAPEDILSLDVDVLAPCALGSAINDQTLPLIKAKVIAGAANNQLAREEIGDLLVERGILYAPDYVINAGGIIDIYHQRMGASSNNALKTHIEEIGATLKLIYQRAEQENCATSRVANAMAEERFSNKG, from the coding sequence ATGTCAGTTTTCGATCACGCTGAATTCGATAATCACGAACATGTAGCATTTTATCATGATGAAGCATCAGGGCTCAGTGCAATTATTGCTGTACATAATACTCACTTTGGGCCTGCGTTAGGCGGCTGTCGAATGTGGCCCTATATTAATAGTACGGAAGCACTTACCGACGTGCTGAGACTATCAAAAGGCATGACCTACAAAGCCGCCATGGCAAATATTGCATTGGGCGGTGGAAAATCTGTGATCATTGGGGACCCAAGACGACAAAAGACACCCGAAATGATGGAAGCCATGGGCAAGTTTGTCGACTCACTAGGCGGGAAATATTTTACCGCCGAAGATTCAGGTATCGCGGTCACCGATTTGAAATCGATGGCAAAACATTCCGAATATATTGCTGGGGTAGATGCGCAGTATCATTATGCGGGGGAAACACCAGATGGTAATCCTGCTCCCTCTACGGCTTATGGCGTGTTTGTTGGCGTGAAAGCATCGGTAGAGCATGGTTTAAATAGAAGCCTAGAAGGCGTTACCGTAGCCATACAAGGCATGGGGCACGTAGGCTATCGCTTAGCTCAGCATCTACGCAATGCCGGAGCAAAACTCTTTGTGGCAGATATCTATCCAGAAGGGGTTGAGAAAGCGGTGAAAGAATTGGGCGCAACTGCCGTTGCACCAGAAGACATATTAAGCCTAGATGTAGATGTATTAGCACCTTGTGCGCTTGGTTCAGCAATTAATGATCAGACATTACCATTAATTAAAGCAAAAGTGATTGCGGGAGCGGCTAATAACCAGCTTGCCAGAGAAGAAATAGGCGACCTTTTGGTAGAACGCGGCATACTTTACGCCCCTGACTACGTGATAAATGCCGGTGGTATCATCGATATTTATCATCAGCGTATGGGCGCTAGTAGCAACAATGCATTGAAAACACACATCGAAGAGATTGGCGCTACGTTAAAGCTGATTTATCAGCGGGCTGAACAGGAAAATTGTGCGACGAGTCGTGTGGCAAATGCGATGGCAGAAGAACGATTTTCGAATAAGGGTTGA